A segment of the Cololabis saira isolate AMF1-May2022 chromosome 3, fColSai1.1, whole genome shotgun sequence genome:
tacgtgaagctgttctttcctctagtccagcaaTGAGTTGgttctaccttggaaccggttcttctggcccggagccagttctttgtcagtggaaacagaaagaacggttccaaactcagcactggtccagaaccagaaccagaaccagaaccagccctgaaaccggtttggtggaaaaggggacaGGAAGTTGGAGGGACTATATCTCCTAGCTGACTTGGGAACGGATCTCTATCCCCAGAAGGATGGATGGTTAGAAGTGTTTTAAACAATCAgactgaaatatattttactcTTTTCAATCGTCATCCAGCAAACCCTGAGAAGATGTCGTCTTGACAACCGGGCTGATTTGCACAAAGTAGGTGAACAGATATTTCTGCCCAACAGCATGATGGGAATtcccagggttttttttttagagaggTGTTTTTCTCTTGTCTTCGCTGCTCCTGGGACTGAAAGTAACACCTGAAATGAGTAAAGAAGCAGGCTTTTCTTTCCTTACTGCAGCTTCATATCTTTGACAGCAAACGTTTCGGTTTTGCTTGTGAACATTCATAGTCTGTAAAAGCAGAATGAAATGGCACGCTTTCAGGACAATCGTTTCCTTTTATTTCATTCCACTGATAGAAGGGAAGTTATCTTAATGTCACTGAAAAGATCCAGTCGCTCCATCGGCATCCCGTATGGACCAGGagagtgtgatgtcacaaacAATCCGCAAGCATGTCCGCCTAAGTCTCCGCCTCTCCGTCCGCCGCTAGAGGCAGAACGCTGTCAACACAGAGGAAACAGGAACACCGTTACTTTCAGGAGCCTTGTCTTCCCCTCACAGGAAGCTGGATGTTGCCATGGCTACCAACCTTTCTCCTGAGGTAGCGTGACGCTCGCCGTCGACCCGTAACAAGCCGAGCTCTTCAGAAACGTTGTCACCATCTCCGAGTCGGTGTCGCTCCGACGAGCTTGAGGGAAGAGGAGATGAGAGAACCAATTTACAACTCCTGGGGCccgattcacaaaacattcttaagaaaaaaaatcttcttaagtgtcatttttttcttaagttcagtcttaagaagaaaaaagagaagaagtcatattctccaaaaaagttctaagtattttctaaactttcttcttaagtttcttcttaagaaaaaacttaagaataaatggtattctttaaataaaagttctcaaatttgttcttgacttttttcttaactttaagacaaccttgacctgtcttaaaatttcttctgtgaaaaggtaagactttaatatcacctttttcaacacattttagactagtaggtcatagtttgagtatatactttgtaattaattacacaaagagcctgttaactgttagttagcatgttagttagcgtggtagttaattattattaattttccccaatagtatttttttttgcacattaatctcatccaccataaccttgaaaagttcctgcatctctttttctccttctccatgtttagtgagtgactgacggttaagacgcaaactacctgtataaatgttgtttgttggcgcgtgcaatgcaatgacatattttaagaagttcttaagtaggaaaaataagaaattcgtaagaaatgacagttcaaTGACGTAAGaaaagacggttcttaagaaaatattgagaaattgcacttaagaactttcttatgaacttcttaattttagatcttaagacatttcttaagatcgttcttaagaatgTGAATCTGGCCCCTGTCTTGTTAAACAAACATCCTTCACGTGACTTACGCTAACCGTAAATACGGAATCGGGAGTTTACTCACCAGCGGTTGAGGAGGTTAAAGGTCGAGAGctgtttttgtgtaaatattGTAATTGTGACACAAAGTAGACAGCATCCAAAGGGCACAACTGCCCCTAAGCTGACGTTGCAGTGTTTGTTTACCTTATCAAAGCATTTGTGAAAGGGAGGACACATGCGAGACCTCAGAGTAACCGGGCTCTGACCAGAACCGGTCCAGGTGGTCCGGACTATCTCACCATACAGCATTTGTCTGCTGAGGGAGTCCTCGGCGTCCGTGTCTCTCAGCGGCGGCTCCACTTCCTGGAAGACGATGCAGTCGGAGCAGTCGGCCCAGGCGCCGCTCCACAGCAGGTTCCTGCGCTGGGGCCTCCCTGGATCAGAACCCGGACCCCCAGCCGGGCACAGACATGTCAGTGATAGGGACCTTCTGGGACCAGACTTCTAACATGCACATATGAGGCCCTCATAAGAGGGGTCCACATATAAGGTCCACATAGGAGGGGCCCACATGTGCACACAGCAGATCTAGCAATCAAACagagcatttttgatttaacAATAGTTCAATAAAGAAAGTTAGGCCCTCATCGTCTGGGACGTCGTAAAAAAAGTAATCTGGTCTTAAAATGaggtaaatacaacacaaaacaTGCAGTATTCTAGTGTGTTATTATCTATTCAATATAATCTGAAGCAATCTGCAGAggctgtcagtggttgacatttccccctgtttgtttctgttttgccccgcctgtgtcccatctgccctgattgtctgcacctctgtctcgttatcccctgtgtgtatctggtcttgtcattcccttgctccttgtggttccgtactgtgctttcctccatgtgtcctgtttttgctccactttttgatccctgtttccgtgtgtttttgagcctgctaagcagcgctttgttttttggtttgtaaaataaacccttttttttgcGAACTCCTGccttgctctcctgcatctgggtcctcaccacaccagcccgGACAGAGGCGGCGTGAATAAAGAACACTCTTACTGCTTTAGCAACTTTTAGCACTAATTTCTTTTGACATTGTTGTATGATATTGTTTTGGAGGGCCCCTTCTTTTCAGACTGTCGCTTGTTTTTCATTGGCTTTTTCAGGCATTTGTTCCCccacagctctctgcaggttcccGTCACGGCGTGGCAATCAGGTCAAGGTCATCAATCGCAGCGCTTTTCCTCTTTCAGCCATTCTGTCGTGGATTTTCTGGTCGGTTCTGGGATCATTTTCCTGTTGGACGGCCACGTTTTAGCTGTTGGACGTCAGATCTGACTCCTTAATACTCTGGTACAGGAGTTCCACGGACGCCCATATCACCATCCCTCCACTGCCGTGAGTGTCCGCTCTTGTGAAGGTCAACAACGGTCTCGAATTCTTCCCACTAATGAAAAATACTTTAGTTTGGAAGTGGCAGCTTCTCTGAGATCATTGCTGATTCTTTCCTTGTTGGCATTGTGTTTACACACACTTGAATGCTTCGGAAGGTGTTCAGGCTTCAAATggtgcttttatactagtacctactcaacgcgtctcgactcgccttgccctcgtttcttttcagacacccagatcagaagtaggaggttggagctaAGCTGCTGTGAcctatttgattgtgtgatttaaacgaagacaacactaaagatgtagaacctggaggagatgatagatgtgctgctgggtctgtggcttgtgttcgatatcaagttaaaaaatgagagtgaaagaagcttcaagcgggacacttttttgttgttgtttgtttgtcttagcgctgctgaaaagtccgttggtagccgctagcagctatgaagtgacagagctcatggtagatctggtcgttccttaccGCCCGTctagatcagtgtttcccaaccctggtcctcgaggcacccctatcctgcatgttttagatgtttccctgcttcagcacaccgtgataaaagtacgtgtgtcatcaacagagttgtgcagaccttggtgacaagctaattaggaccattaggtgtgttggtgcagggaaacatctaaaacatgcaggataggggtgcctcgaggaccagggttgggaaacactggtctagatccctttttaattctctcttcagccaccaggtttatggacatctgcacctcagagttctgctgctgttgctggtggaataaagtgaacaagaagccgcaagtcgctctttcgctgatttccgcctcctgattcaaacgtctgacggccccgccccccgaccaatcggtggcctgtagtgtgatgacatcagatacagccgactcagccgcttagaacctcggcagaatagttacagaaaaagtatctactcggcacgcctccacctgcctcgacccctagtggagaagcacaAAACCGGggcgaggcgaggcgagtcgggctgagtaggtgctagtataaaagcgccaaaaGCAAGTCTTCAGAAACCCCGGGGGCGACCTCCCGGGGggcttgtccagttcttcttccaCAGTGTACATCTCCAGCTGAAGAAGTCTGTTATTCACTCTGTCAGATGCAGTTTTTCATAGTTTTTAAAGCTGAAACCCTGAAGCTGATCGGCCCAAATCAATTATCCTGACCGGCAGCAATCGTCCCATTCACACATTTCCTGTCCTGTTTATTTTGGGGCTCTGTTGGCGCTGGAGTTACCTTCCAGGACCATGTCATCCCTCCCCGGCTGGAGGCGGTAGGTCCATTTCTGCGTGATGCAGTCGTCTCCCCTGCAAACATCGGCAACGACAGAAAGACACAAACATAATTCTCATGAAGGGAATCTGCCGGACAGGCGTGATGTAAGGGTTTTCACTTTTGAAACTTGTCGATACAAACTCTTTTCGTTTTCTGAAGGCCACTTCCCCTCGCCGGGTTTCTGTTTACGACGGCGGGTTTCACGAGTCGGTGCTTTCACCTTCAGCCTGGCAGCTGCCACACTTCTCACGggaggatttatttatttatttattacggatccccattagtcctcactgcactgaagactattcttcctggggtccaacattgcacacataaaacaataaaatacaatctttacaataaaaacatgactaaatctaaacaaaaatgatctgagatgtaatggaattcaacccttaaattgttgaaaccagccagaaccaaacaacgaaaaatattccatttaacacactcagaatttcagaataaaccaatcaagaatttcagaataaaccaactaactaaaacggacttctacggaagagtattagggccatgcaggagagaaaaatatttgagagggggagatttttttttattgtgcacttcgagaaaaaagtaaaaatgtcgagaaaaaagtcgaaaagtcgagattaatgttgaaatgcaatttcaagaaagaaatcaatatttcgtgaataaagtggtaattttgccttttttctcaagatttcaactttattcacgaaattttgacttttctcaacttttcgacttttttctcgaaattgtgccTCTGATTCCAATATGTTACTGCTCTATACATTGTAGCCTCTTTAGTGCATTGGTTCTTtgtagaggaagaggaaagtgAACACCAGAAGCAGGGTAAATGTTAAGTGACGTGTGTGTCTGGGTAATTATGCTTTACTGTGAAGGGAAGCAGCCGTTTATTTGCACCAGTGAATGGGCCGAGGCTCCCGATCTGAGGGGCCTTACAGTCAGCTGACTGGGTTAATCAAAGGGAAAGTTCCTCTCGACTGCGTCTCAGGTTCACAGTATGATCTAATGATAAACGCCAAGATGGCCGCACTTTCAGAGGTCTGCTGCCAACGTATAATGATAAGCAGCAcctagctgcagctgcagccttAAATACCGCCTTAAATACTGCCTTAAATCCTATAAGGcagtagacttgtagttctggAGACCGGTTTCAAGACCACTTTCTTGTGGTCCTGGTCTTAACTGAGAGTccgttgcaccaaggtgacagaatctggtgatcagcagttcttcctcttgttaatgtacagttttgtaaactatttgtattttgcatctgatttaatgttttggtgcatctgcacgtgtctgtatttaattacagttttgtgtttatatggccttgtttaattgtttaattaggatccccattagctacagcatgactgcagctattcttcctggggtctgccaacattttaaagggaaccctgcatattaagacatgtagtccctaattagccacaattgttctcttatactaaaatatgttgttagaaacacataaaataatctaattgctttaaaaatctacaatgtttattacatattttgacctgcgggaggcgccatgttttacctgcgcaatgtattctgggggcgatgacgtacgacggtggctctgggaagataagccccattagtttaactgggacaggtatctaaaacatagttgagcagctctctcccggccgtggaggctgacgagggagcccataagacgtctcggttcaggcaaactggatcaaagttctgtgatgcacgggagatctgcaaaaatgatcaatgttgtgcgcatcttaccagtgcattaggctcctgcgtagacggcgtagcctacgccgtagacggcgtagcctacggcgtagacggcgtaggctacgccgtagcctgcgtaggctacgccgtagcctgcgtagccggggctctacagcccgcagcgctccgccacccgctcgccgctctccgctctccgctctgcgctctgcgctctccgctctggccgggatggagacgccggtgagcatagcccacccctgccccccccctaaaaccggcttcgggtgctgggtccaccgtttgatgacagaccagaggaggGGACTGGCCCCGGACTTTGACGAAAccggaggcgcagacttcgcttcaaataggcaagaacatctttatttaatttaatgacaccatatctggctggggtttttattgtagcatcggttatctgctagttgaaacgtgtggtctgttagtctatctgagttttatggtgtttttatagttcatgctgtatggggctgcactttttttaattttattttacttttttgtaggtgcgccgtcaccttaatgttcagctgtgttttcatctgtgtttctggtgcgccgtcacctgtttagctgtgttttcatctgtttctgggtgtcagaacagtggacgggggctagcaggtgccaccgtctgacgtactacccagaacgtaaaaaacaatggcgacctacatgttaaattatattttcaaattttataaaaacgaagacatcaacaaggttttttatatcacattgttataattgataccaacatttatcttttaagacctacatgtcttaatatgcagggttccctttaaaataatacagttctaaaaataacataataaaaacaaaccaaatacATTTCTACCAGATAAAGAGACATTCCACAAAATGAAGACAGcgaaattaagtccaatttaaatcagtaacatttactatttatgacttttctgaggtggaggggggtgttggaggctggttattctgctagaggactttgggactagttagtcgtgtcaatccttaacagcactggagtcaatcctccaatagtgtagaaatagcagtagtgcagtcgccacacatatctgatctcagctgatggatgaaaacatttagatgagttcaacatcatcatccacttctctgtgttattgtgctgcagttgaatacaagctcatatggaaactagctgaaccaggatggagctgatgttctacaatcacgcaggataggaactggtctgaactggtcctggtcttgatcttgatactctctggtcttggtcttggttaaGGCGGTCTCTAGACTACAAGTCTAGAAGGCAAtaggggggtacttagtatttaccatgtgttttttttttctctctttggctaacttttttttttaaatgctggtgAGAAAAGTTAAATATCGTTCACCTGTGCATGTATTTACCCAAAAATAGGATTGGCCACGGTCCGAGGACTTTACATGAAAGACAAAGCGCTAAAAGACGGGCTACTAACGTTTTAACATGAATTCATGTCATTAACGACCTCAGATCACCACGTAAATATATCACCAGGCTATTATCTGAAATCGCTTTGTGCAAACTTGAGTCGTAGATGGGAATATTTTGATTCTATCAAACTGTTGTTGGATTTGAGGCCTGGTGAGACGTGTGACAGCGTTTCTCTCCTCACATGCGCATATTCCCAGTCAGGAGCAGCGTGTCGTTGTTTTTCTCCTCTATGGTGAATACGATGTTGTCGAAGGCCTTGAACATCTGGATGTCGGCCTCCCGGTGACTGACAGCTGCCTTGAAGTACCATTTCCCCAGATACtagaaaaacagagagagagagagagagagagagagagagagagagagagagagagagagagagagagagcagtaaACAATGAGAGCTCAGAAAGACCACTGATGGAAAGAACCGAGGGAGTGCAAACCGGCCCATGAACCCGGCCTCGTGTCTCACCCCGAAGTCTTCCCTGATAatcacttatggcgcttttccactagtacctactcagcccgactcgacttgcctcggtttggttctttcccactaggggtctaacgtgccgagtagatacttttctgtttctattctgccgaggttctaagcggctgagtcgggctgtgatgtcatcaaactacaggccaccgattggtcggggggttggagtcagacgtctgagtcaggatgtgacatcagcgaaagagcgactctgacagcggcttcttgttcattttattccaccagcaacggcagcaaaagtctgtttcatgatccaactctgaggtgcagatgttcat
Coding sequences within it:
- the apom gene encoding apolipoprotein M; the protein is MIYLHPQPAPGSESLTVPGSRCLGPGPRSGAMFHEAWSYLLYLYTVVHQAVVPCARQQELLVKTIDHQQYLGKWYFKAAVSHREADIQMFKAFDNIVFTIEEKNNDTLLLTGNMRMGDDCITQKWTYRLQPGRDDMVLEGRPQRRNLLWSGAWADCSDCIVFQEVEPPLRDTDAEDSLSRQMLYARRSDTDSEMVTTFLKSSACYGSTASVTLPQEKAFCL